From a region of the Narcine bancroftii isolate sNarBan1 chromosome 5, sNarBan1.hap1, whole genome shotgun sequence genome:
- the LOC138764779 gene encoding zinc finger protein 229-like: MEGQVTTNTADKTLQSEACGEEEFSGDLLETYHWAHTGERLFPCSECGEGFVNSEALLQHQCFPTRGSSFICSECGKSFQTSKDLVEHGCVPPGESPFTCHVRGKGFTQSSSLLQNQNIHSEERAFKCCVCRKGFSRTSHLLRHQRVHTGERPFTCSVCGKGFPQASGLQAHQRVHTGEKPFTCSLCGNGFSQPSALQAHQRVHTGERPFTCSVCGKGFSYSSSLLRHQRVHTGEKPFTCSVCGKGFSQPSGLQAHQRVHTGERPFTCSVCGKGFFQSSALLRHQRIHTGEKPFSCTKCGKGFADSSSLEGHRRIHTGEKPFTCSLCGIGFIRSSYLLRHQRVHTGEKPFSCSLCGKRFSRPSYLQAHQRVHTGERPFTCSVCGVGFTQPSGLRVHKRIHTGLKPFTCSMCGKGFSRYSGLRIHQWVHTGEKPFTCSLCGKGFSQSSNLQAHQWVHTGEKPFTCSLCGLGFVKSSNLLRHQRVHAQE; encoded by the coding sequence ATGGAGGGTCAGGTGACCACTAATACAGCAGATAAAACACTCCAAAGTGAGGCATGTGGTGAGGAGGAATTTTCTGGAGACTTGCTGGAAACATATCACTGGgctcacactggggagaggctgtTCCCCTGTTCAGAGTGTGGGGAGGGATTTGTCAACTCTGAGGCACTGCTGCAACACCAATGTTTCCCCACTAGGGGGAGCTCATTCATCTGCTCTGAATGTGGGAAGAGCTTCCAAACCTCCAAGGACCTGGTGGAGCACGGGTGTGTTCCCCCTGGGGAGAGTCCGTTTACCTGCCATGTGCGTGGGAAGGGATTCACCCAGTCCTCCAGCCTCCTGCAAAACCAGAACATTCACTCCGAAGAGAGAGCCTTTAAATGCTGTGTGTGCAGGAAGGGGTTCTCTCGAACCTCTCATCTGCTGaggcaccagagagttcacactggagagaggccattcacctgttccgtgtgtgggaaggggtttcctcaggcttctggccTGCAGGCACACCAGCGTGTTCACACTGGAGAAAAacctttcacctgctccctgtgtggaaaTGGGTTCTCTCAGCCCTCAGCCCTGCaggcacaccagcgggttcacactggggagagaccattcacctgctccgtgTGTGGAAAGGGGTTCTCTTATTCCTCCTCCCTGTTAaggcaccagagagttcacaccggggagaaaccgttcacctgctctgTGTGCGGGAAGGGTTTCTCTCAGCCATCTGGCCTACaggcacaccagcgggttcacactggggagagaccattcacctgctctgtgtgtgggaagggattcTTTCAGTCCTCCGCTCTGCTGAGGCACCAGAGAATTCatactggggagaaaccattctcTTGCACCAAGTGTGGGAAGGGATTCGCGGACTCCTCTTCACTGGAGGGCCACCGAAGAATTCACACTGgagagaaaccgttcacctgctccctgtgtggaatCGGATTCATCCGGTCCTCGTACCTTCTGaggcaccagagagttcacacCGGGGAAAAACCATTCAGCTGCTCACTCTGCGGGAAGCGGTTCTCGCGACCCTCCTACCTGCAGGctcaccagcgggttcacaccggggagagaccGTTCACCTGCTCCGTGTGTGGTGTTGGATTTACTCAGCCCTCCGGCCTGCGTGTACACAAGCGAATTCACACCGGTTTGAAACCATTCACGTGCTctatgtgtgggaaggggttctctcggtACTCTGGTCTGCGGATACACCagtgggttcacactggggagaaaccgttcacctgctccctgtgtgggaaggggttctctcagtccTCCAACCTGCAGGCACACCagtgggttcacactggggagaaaccgttcacctgctcgcTGTGTGGGTTGGGATTTGTTAAATCATCCAACCTGCTGAGGCACCAGAGAGTTCATGCCCAGGAGTAA